One genomic window of Amphiura filiformis chromosome 3, Afil_fr2py, whole genome shotgun sequence includes the following:
- the LOC140148193 gene encoding metalloproteinase inhibitor 3-like, with the protein MAVHFGFSLSALYVAFFWTLFVQARRGLACMCLPEHPQQQFCRADFVIRGKVLPQSSTEVPLILTEGAMIESGLGHVTGGMEIYQVQVERVYKGHDIISLQRLATMTIAKYGANCGQSLKEGKQYFLTGQYLSNAEYNFQIGMCDWVTGYKLLTRKQRQGVRHLYKQYCNSCKIQECFHGHCTATASNVCTWDPTNVMKGDIDCEGRYSRCMRKSNGSCQWFENTEMRDCMKRRENMRDNKIQ; encoded by the exons ATGGCAGTGCATTTTGGATTCAGTTTGTCTGCATTGTATGTGGCTTTTTTCTGGACCCTATTTGTGCAGGCCAGGAGGGGGCTAGCTTGTATGTGTCTACCTGAGCACCCACAACAACAGTTCTGCAGGGCAGATTTTG TAATACGTGGTAAAGTTCTTCCACAATCAAGTACAGAAGTACCGTTAATACTAACAGAGGGCGCTATGATTGAGAGTGGTTTGGGTCATGTCACAGGAGGCATGGAGATATACCAGGTGCAGGTAGAACGTGTATACAAGGGCCATGATATAATTTCATTACAAAGGCTTGCAACTATGACCATAGCAAAATATGGTGCCAACTGTGGGCAGTCTCTGAAGGAAGGAAAGCAATACTTTCTTACAG GCCAATATTTGTCAAATGCAGAATACAACTTTCAAATTGGTATGTGTGATTGGGTTACTGGATATAAATTATTGACAAGGAAACAGAGGCAAGGAGTTCGACATCTTTACAAACAGTACTGCAACTCTTGtaag ATACAGGAATGCTTCCATGGACACTGTACTGCTACTGCATCCAACGTGTGCACATGGGACCCTACTAATGTCATGAAAGGAGATATAGACTGTGAGGGCAGATATTCACGCTGTATGAGGAAAAGTAATGGCTCATGTCAATGGTTTGAAAATACAGAGATGCGGGACTGTATGAAAAGAAGAGAAAATATGCGTGACAACAAGATTCAGTAG